Genomic segment of Citrus sinensis cultivar Valencia sweet orange chromosome 7, DVS_A1.0, whole genome shotgun sequence:
CCTCactaagggtgcgtttggaatTAAAGTTGGACAgctgtagtttaaaaattacagctgTAACTTGTAAGATATGTTGAtctgatttttcacttgtataatgaaaaatctattatatttttaataattttgtcaaaattattatttaaaatttatattcaccacatattattaacttttgtttaatagttacagtttttttttccacagcaTCTgttacagcacctcaatctcAAATGAGACCTAATTCCCAAAGTAACCCtaaatagtaaaaaagaaaaagaaaatgttaatgATAAACCTGAGTAACGGCTAAATCGATTTTCTTCAAGAGTTGATAGCAAAGAAATTTGAGAGTGGTttgttttgattaaaatagCTATTGAGTTTATTTGGAGAAGTTAACGTTCTGCTTGCTGATTCGTGCAGGATTAGTAAAGAAATTAGTTCCTCctttataaaagaattttggtCGGGGATAGAACACATATAATTACATACAGTATTGACTTTGTCAGATCAACTTCAACTGCACAAGAATTGTGAACTCAAATCCTCGGCTTTATTAAATCTTCTTGACCATAAAACTTATTGCAGGATCTAAAAACATCCCAAGTAGTGTTGTTTCTATGCggaaaatagattttaattgaaatttaggACATATAACTAAAGAGTTTTTGTTGAAATCAAATTAACGAGTAAGTTTTATCAAATACATAtgtttttttaagtaatttcagTTGtgggtaaaaatataaatacataacaagggttttaatagatttttaaagAGGTgccaataattcaatttttctttttattaactGGAAGGTTTTGAAATTGATAAACGTGCATGAGCAAGAAAAATTTGGAATAATGCTTGCATTACACAATGCATTTccaataaatgaaaaagtctagaaaatataaaagaatatatcaaAAGTACCATATGATGTAAGCAATACAacacataaataatattataatatatatatatgtatttaaaaaaattacgtgataattccattaaatttaattacacatgTCATTAGTATATATTTCTAGTGACCTTTCCCCAgaagttttgaattttaccATTTACCAGTTATAGTTTCTATAATATCCTGCAACTGTTGTGGTGCTTCCTTTGAGGCTCCAGCTCAATAccaggggaaaaaaaatcaataaagagCTTGACCTGTTAGGCACCCAAGTAGCagatataaaattaacagTGCAAATTTTCCAGAAACTGAACTCAACCAAGTACGAAAAAGTAGGACAATTGATCGATATACAGTGAGCTAGCATTAAGCATCACAATAcactcaaaaaaaataatcaggGAAGACTTCCTTTCAGATAAAATTACATTCAAGCATTACAGTTTACAAGTAAAGCTGAATAAGCTCATCACTAACTACAGATGGAGTAAGAACACCTAAATCTGTGAATAGCAGAGTAAGATATTGTGGAGGAGTATAATCCCGAGCAGATGTCTCAACCTCAACCTTGGATGGTATGGGTACCCCAAAATCAATGGGGCGTAAAGCAGGACCCATGTCTTTCTGGTCCAATGGATAAAGACGAGCAAACTGCAGAGCAAGCAAATAGTGAGTTTAAATTCTCACCTTCTTTTGATAAGATTTCATGTTATCATCAAATGTGATAAATGCAAGTAATTGTAAGTGCAAGTCatgaacaaatattaaaatacctTGTAGCTCTCAGCTGCCACATAAACTGGTTTGTTCATGCTGTGTGCAACCAATGCAATCTGGTAAGTACCCATCATGTTAATAATGCCTCCACTTTCGACCACTCCATCTGCTCCAACAAATACCATATCCACTTCGTCCATTGTATATGCAACTGCAGAATCTATTAGGAGCTTCACTGGAACATCAAGTTTGGCCAGCTCATTGGCCAATCTTAGTCCTGATCTGTCTGGCCTTCCCTCTACAACAAATTTGGAGGAAAAATGAACTCTAGCACACCAAGTGGATTATATAGCAACCAATGCATTGCTAAATAATCAATCCACGTATGCCTCATGATTGACTTCCTAGTTTATACATTCAGTCCAACCCACAAACCTGCCTAGCAAGAGAGCCCCTTAATCTTAAGAACACTGAGGGCTGTCAATAAACAGTCTTATTGCAAGAAACAGAATGCCAAGGGGTAGATTGTGCAATGACAATGCATAACCAGAAAAGATTCAATAAAACAACATCCTCATGTCAATGACATCTTGCAGTTATTCTGCCTAATGTTCTAATTACTTCAATGTTAGTGTCTAATTAATAATGACAAATAATTCTGATAATTTCGGAACCAGTACCGGAAGTGATATCATGAAATGCAGGGTCAGATGTAGTAAACGAAATACCAATAAATGACTAGATCTTGCATTCCAATACAACTAAATGCTAATTGAATCCACTCAAAGAATAGCCCAGTCAAGATGACAGAATGATGTAAACTGTAAAGGAAGAACCTGTGCAGAGAACTCTAAAGAGTTTCTTATTTTGTGCTGCCATCTTCAGTACTTCCATGACAACTCTGGAAAAGCCGTGCACCAAAATAGTACAACcatcaaatataaaatcttGACTAAGCATTGCAATGATCTTTCGTGCCTGTACCAGATACACCAATTAGTTAATGAGTTTTTGCATGAAAGTCGTGTCAAATGACCCAAGGTAGTAGCCATACTTAATTAAAGTACCTTATAAGATATCTCTCCAAACTTCTCTGCACGTTCAATCAATCGAGATCTAGCTGAATTAAAATCCTCATATTCTAAAGCTGAAGTTCTGGTAACGTATCGCATGAACAGGTCACAGCCTGCTGTCAGCGAAATAGATGTCGTGTCCCAAGACTGGGAAACACGCAAAGGGATAGTCATTTTGACTGGAAGAAAGAGAAACATAAAACAGAAATTGCTTcttcaacaaattttaaagtaGCAGCCTTACTGCTTTCAATTGCTTATTTTTCTACTCCAATGATTAGGCCAGAACTTAACTCTACCAAAAGAGTTTATGCAAATATACCATATACACACACTGACTTTTTGGGAGATTAATCCTATCTTTGTGAAGGGGAATACAGAAGGTTCAATATCTGTTGCCTCATTACCTCTTAACATTTTATCAGAAAAGGAACTAAAAGAAATAGGGCGCTAACTACTCATAAACTGGCCCCACAAAGAATTCTCCCTTCCTTACATCCAAACTCCATCAAGCTTGCCTTgcgcaaaattaaaaaataaaataaaagtaatgactGAACTCCATCGAGCTTGCATTGCATTGCACAAAACAAAAGGAATAACTGACATCAACCATTAGGCATCCATTCTTCATCGTTGAGAGTTAACAGTATTCTTTGAGTCCACCAATCTATGAAATACCAACAATGAGCGGATAAACAAAATCTTAGCCAAAGTTCAAGCCTGAATCAAGTGTTTAATGTTTCATCTAGTCTAAACGTCAAATTCAAGCTAAATAGCATTCTCAtcaaattcacaaataaaTCGTTTCCTAAAATCCTAATGATAGAACTTACTTTAAGCGAATCGGAGGCTTTTTTGAGCTCAATTTCAAGCTCCATCATCGTCTTCGCTTCACTATTCCTAATAACAGCCGCCAGAGCACGTATAGCCGCCACAGCCTCAGCCAAATCCGGTTGCTTTCTCCAattattaaactcatcaaTCACACTAAACGCCCTCCCGCTTTTCCCTCCATCAACTATCTCCTGTCCGCCCGTCGCTACTGCCCTCGTGGCCGCCTCCTGCGACTGCGCCAGCCAGTCGCTAGTCACGACGCCGTGGTGCGCCGCCCGTGTCTGGTAGTACGCCGACATAGACATGTTTCGGTTAAGATTAGGGTTAGGGTTTTGGGGCGTGGAGATTGAGGGTGGTGGTGGAGTTAGAGTGACGGAATCGGCCGGATAAACGGTGTCGTTTTGGTTTTTGTCCAGGATAAAAGATGCTGATCTGTGCCACATTTATACAATCAGTTTAGTTTTAGAAGTTATTGTGGTTTTGGTGGGGTGTTATGTACGCGTCACTTTCTCGGGAAAAATTTGTACttggagagagaaaatttttgtGTGATTTCGCGGTTCCGGTGGAACttggggttttttttttaattattattatagttaaTTACGGGATTTAGTATGTATATCTTCaataatgttttttaattgattaagtAAAAACGACGCTGAATGGTTGGATTAAGattagttttgttttatttttacattacgTTTTGATGATGCTTTTGTACCTGGTTAACTGAACGACGCCGAATGGTTGGTAAATAAAGTGTTCAATGAATTTTAGTAGTTGaggaaattttattgataaattttgatgAAGAGTTCTGCTATTTGATTCGGGTCAAAtcctaaaaattaaagtaaaacgACGTTGTTTCCTCTTCTATTTGAAATGCTGCCGTTTCACCCTAGCAAAAGCTCTCCTCTTTGTTTTTCCCTCTTCGTTCTTCGTTTTCGTCTTCTCCTCTTCGTTTTCATCTTCCCTTCTTCGTTTTCTCCTCTTCGTTTCACCAGGGAAATTTGTCATTCGTTTTGTCCTCTTCGTTTTCGTCTTCCCCTCTTCGTTTTCTCGTCTTCTTTTTTCCACCCAAATCTGGAAGTTTCTGCCATTCGCGCAGGCACGGTCACCGTCAACGTGGCAGCCATCACGCGCATCCTTTATTGAACTCACGAAGCGTCACAGTTATCACAGCCTCAGGTAATGCTTTGATCTTTAGCTTTTCTAGGTTACGGGAAAATCCGGCCAAGAGGTGGCAATGGAAACAATAGAAGAAACAGTTGAAACAAAGAATGAGATACGCTTGATTATGGTCAAAGAAGACGAAGAGTAAGAGAAAGAAGCGTCACCATATGAGAACAGCAGCGGCGGTGGGCCATCCTCGTCTTCTTCATCCATGCCGACTTTAGCCAcaatcaaagaagaagaagaagaagaggaaggtGTCGTTGATGATGAACTTGTCAGTGGCGGATCGTTGCCAAAGCCAATGGAAGGATTAAACGAGGTGGGTTCACCGCCGTTTTTGAGGAAAATATATGAGATGGTGGAGGATCTGGAAACCAACCCTGCTGTTTCTTGGATCAGCAGTGCAACTGAGGAAAGCAGGCAAAGTGACAGTAAGAGAATCAACTCTAAAGAAATTAGGAGCTGTCCACTTCAAATATGGTGTTGTTAATGAACATTTTGAGGTCACAAAATTTGCACTACTGGAAACAATAAAGGAAGCAGTACCAAAGATGTGGTCACTAGAAATGAAGAGTGCCTGGTCCGAAGCTTACGATCAATTGGTTGCAGCCATTAAGTCAGAGATGAAGCCCTCCTCTTAGAGTTTCCTGAACAAATTTCTCTTCCCCTATAATATTGAAGAATTTGAACAAGAGCATTGTTTATTTGTTACTCTTTGCATTGGTACCCATGTGTGTTTCTTATGCCTTTTTGTATTAATCACTTGTGTTCAACTCTTAaatcttaataataaaagtttgttcctaatatttgcatttaaatattaacatGTGTGTTAGATGATTTGCCTCTTTGATTCTGTTGCTTCATTCCCGTGCATCTATCCAACTATACTGATTAGTCCTAAACTGGTTTCAATGCTCTTAACAAGGAAAAGCTTCAAAATAAGCTCTTCTTTTTTAGTTGTAAGTGTGTTCTCTTCTATTGTGTTATTAATGGATCAGTGAAAAGGGCTAACAATTCTTCTGGAATGTGTTTGCACTATGTATAACAACAGTAAATGAATTCAAAAGATTAATGTATAATGAAGTTAACTTTCTATAATGAAGTTTGTTGTGTTTCATTTATATCATATTTGTTCTTTTCTATTGACAGTGATCCagttgaaagaaaagtagGGGAAGACAAAATGGACAACATCTAAGAAGCATCTCATGGCTTTAAGCCGGTAAAATTTCGTGCTTCTAATGTTTTCTTGCTGCCGAATTCTTGAATGTAGGAGTTCAGCACTCAATTTTCACGAACCAGTTGGCGTTTTGCAGCTTGGAAGCTCTGTACTTGAGGTTTTGCAGTTTGCAATTTGCAGTCTACAGATTGTAAGTTCTGAGTGGAGTGTTATGGTTCACGCTTGCGCAAATAGAAGGATAAACAGAATTCTCACATGCTGCACAGGTGgaattaaaaggaaaacaatCAAAGCCAAAAAGCAatcaaagcaaaagaaaaaagtaatcaaagcaaaaaaaaagcaaccaaagcaaaacgcaccgtttttAGCAATATTCGGGGCGCGGATTCGGGGTTTATTTCGGGGTAAATAACTTTTTCCTTTGATGAATTCacccaagaaaaatgatgtttgtCCCGGGTTAAATCCCAAAACAACTGTAAAAGTCATCATTTTAGctcttatttttgttggagTTGATGTTTGTCCCGGGTCAACCCTTGGGTCAAACTCTGAAATTTGGATAAAACGACGccgttttgtattttttttttcttcgttTTCAATCTTGTAAAACGACGTTGTTTTTCGATTTGTATTACAATTTTCTTCAATCGCCTTTTTCTTCGAATTTCCACATAACCCAGTGATAGAACCCAACTGCAAGACCCTCAAgtgttattttctttctaagaGATATGATTTGGCTTAGATAAAACGaaagcaaaattttaaataaagatgagTTTCAGCATTTGAGTTTTAGGTTTACAGTGGCTGCAAAAATTTTTTGACAGAAGATTTGAGTAAGGTGAGGTACGGTCATCTTCGATAATTTGGAACAAGCCTTATTGGTACTGTCTTCTTTAACAATAGTCGTTAACAAACTATAGCTTCcgaatt
This window contains:
- the LOC102622900 gene encoding uncharacterized protein LOC102622900, with the translated sequence MWHRSASFILDKNQNDTVYPADSVTLTPPPPSISTPQNPNPNLNRNMSMSAYYQTRAAHHGVVTSDWLAQSQEAATRAVATGGQEIVDGGKSGRAFSVIDEFNNWRKQPDLAEAVAAIRALAAVIRNSEAKTMMELEIELKKASDSLKSWDTTSISLTAGCDLFMRYVTRTSALEYEDFNSARSRLIERAEKFGEISYKARKIIAMLSQDFIFDGCTILVHGFSRVVMEVLKMAAQNKKLFRVLCTEGRPDRSGLRLANELAKLDVPVKLLIDSAVAYTMDEVDMVFVGADGVVESGGIINMMGTYQIALVAHSMNKPVYVAAESYKFARLYPLDQKDMGPALRPIDFGVPIPSKVEVETSARDYTPPQYLTLLFTDLGVLTPSVVSDELIQLYL